In Triticum aestivum cultivar Chinese Spring chromosome 5B, IWGSC CS RefSeq v2.1, whole genome shotgun sequence, the following proteins share a genomic window:
- the LOC123111115 gene encoding tubby-like F-box protein 14 gives MSFRSIVRDVRDGFGSLSRRGFEVRFLGHRRGKSHSAVHELHDPAPVIQSSCWANLPPELLHDVIERLEASEATWPSRKHVVACAAVCRTWREMCQEIVKNPEFCGKITFPVSLKQPGPRDGTIQCFIKRDKSTQTYYLYLCLTSAVVAENGKFLLLAKRHSRPTCTEYTIFMNTDNTSRSSNMYIGKLRSNLLGTKFVIYDTQHPCNIPNVSQSGKTSRRFYSRKVSPKASPSTYSIAQVSYELNVLGTRGPRRMNCVMNSIPASSLVAGGTVLCQPDSAVAHSLDESFGSISFSKSSIRDRSIRFSSTRFSGISIGGSRNGGQALGDNDECKEWPLTLRNKAPRWHDQLQCWCLNFKGRVTVASVKNFQLVAATESTAEAPTPSQPAPPPPSEHDKVILQFGKVANDMFTMDYRYPLSAFQAFAICLSSFDTKLACE, from the exons ATGTCGTTTCGTAGCATTGTGCGTGATGTAAGGGATGGCTTTGGGAGCTTATCTCGAAGAGGGTTTGAGGTGAGGTTTCTTGGCCATCGCAGAGGGAAATCTCATAGTGCCGTCCACGAGTTGCATGATCCAGCACCTGTGATCCAGAGCAGTTGCTGGGCTAATTTGCCTCCAGAATTGCTTCACGATGTGATTGAGAGGCTGGAGGCCAGTGAGGCTACATGGCCTTCCAGGAAACATGTAGTCGCTTGTGCGGCTGTCTGTCGAACCTGGAGAGAAATGTGTCAAGAGATTGTTAAGAACCCAGAGTTTTGTGGAAAAATTACTTTCCCTGTCTCCTTGAAGCAG CCTGGGCCCCGTGATGGAACCATCCAGTGCTTCATTAAAAGGGATAAGTCTACACAAACTTACTACCTGTATCTGTGTCTTACCTCCG CTGTGGTTGCTGAAAATGGCAAGTTTCTTCTATTGGCAAAAAGACACTCCCGTCCAACCTGTACAGAGTATACAATATTTATGAATACTGACAATACTTCTAGGTCAAGCAACATGTACATTGGAAAATTGAG GTCAAATCTCCTTGGAACAAAGTTTGTAATATATGATACCCAACATCCATGCAACATACCCAATGTTTCACAGTCCGGGAAAACAAGCCGTAGGTTCTACTCAAGGAAGGTATCACCGAAGGCCTCACCCAGTACTTACAGTATAGCACAGGTTTCGTATGAGCTGAATGTCTTGGGGACTCGGGGCCCTAGGCGGATGAACTGTGTTATGAACTCCATACCTGCCTCATCCCTTGTGGCTGGTGGCACTGTTCTATGCCAGCCGGACAGTGCCGTTGCTCATTCCCTTGATGAGTCATTTGGCAGCATCTCCTTCTCGAAGTCATCCATTAGGGATCGCTCCATCCGATTCAGCAGCACCCGATTCTCGGGCATCTCAATAGGTGGCTCCAGGAATGGAGGCCAGGCATTGGGTGATAATGATGAGTGCAAGGAGTGGCCGCTGACTCTCCGCAACAAGGCACCAAGATGGCACGACCAGTTGCAATGCTGGTGCCTCAACTTCAAGGGCAGGGTGACCGTTGCATCTGTGAAGAACTTCCAACTTGTTGCCGCGACAGAGTCTACTGCTGAAGCACCGACCCCGTCACAGCCTGCCCCGCCACCTCCATCTGAGCATGACAAGGTGATACTGCAATTTGGTAAGGTTGCCAATGACATGTTCACAATGGACTACCGATACCCGCTGTCAGCCTTCCAGGCCTTTGCAATCTGCCTGAGCAGCTTCGACACCAAGCTGGCTTGCGAATGA